Proteins encoded in a region of the Procambarus clarkii isolate CNS0578487 chromosome 28, FALCON_Pclarkii_2.0, whole genome shotgun sequence genome:
- the LOC138369340 gene encoding uncharacterized protein yields MRYGRSAEITKHQRAEEDTRGARNEYHSVRSEAETQYEKNIANKFKTQSKLLQSHIRRKTIVKEQVMTLKKEEDRYTRERQRVEEEQEAGASAVTNSDSTTVTASSTTVTTSSETVTTSSETVTASSETVTASSETVTTSSETVTASSETVTTSSETVTASPKTVRTSSETVTASSETVTASSETVTASPKTVRTSSETVTASSETVTASSETVTTSPKTGQNNVPEHVRQNKNFRPFIFSLITKTRLTTGSAPLATPRTSLATPRTSLATPRTSLATPRTSLATPRNPLATPRTSLATPRTSLATPRTPLATPRTSLATPRTPLATPRTSLAVPRTQLATPRTPLATPRTSLATPRTPLATPRTSLAAPRTPLATPRTSLAAPRTPLATPRTSLATPRTPLATPRTSLATPRTPLATPRTSLATPRTPLATPRTPLATPRTSLAVPRTQLATPRTPLATPRTSLATPRTPLATPRTSLAAPRTPLATPRTSLAAPRTPLATPRTSLATPRTPLATPRTSLATPRTPLATPRTPLATPRTPLATPRTSLATPRTSLATPRTPLATPRTPLATPRNPLATPRTPLATPRTPLATPRTPLATPRTPLATPRTPLATPRTPLATARTPLATPRTPLATARTPLATPRTLLATPHTPLATPRTPLATARTSLADNFVSSAKDDSKLRLVFLSAS; encoded by the exons ATGAGGTATGGAagaagtgcagaaataacaaaacACCAGAGAGCGGAGGAAGATACCAgaggggccagaaatgagtaccacaGTGTGAGAAGTGAAGCAGAGACACAGTATGAAAAAAACATAGCAAATAAATTCAAGACCCAATCAAAACTGCTCcaaagccacatcaggaggaaaacaatagtgaaagaacaagtgatgacactgaaaaaggaggaggacaggtacacaagagaacgacaaagag tcgaggaggagcaggaggctgGTGCTTCCGCTGTCACCAACTCTGATTCTACCACCGTCACAGCCTCTTCTACCACCGTCACAACCTCTTCTGAGACCGTCACAACCTCTTCTGAGACCGTCACAGCCTCTTCTGAGACCGTCACAGCCTCTTCTGAGACCGTCACAACCTCTTCTGAGACCGTCACAGCCTCTTCTGAGACCGTCACAACCTCTTCTGAGACCGTCACAGCCTCTCCTAAGACCGTCAGAACCTCTTCTGAGACCGTCACAGCCTCTTCTGAGACCGTCACAGCCTCTTCTGAGACCGTCACAGCCTCTCCTAAAACCGTCAGAACCTCTTCTGAGACCGTCACAGCCTCTTCTGAGACCGTCACAGCCTCTTCTGAGACCGTCACGACCTCTCCTAAGACCGGCCAAAACAACGTACCGGAACACGTTCGACAAAACAAAAACTTCAGACCCTTCATTTTTTCCCTTATTACCAAAACACGTTTGACCA CTGGATCAGCCCCCCTGGCTACACCTCGTACCTCGCTGGCTACACCTCGTACCTCGCTGGCTACACCTCGTACCTCGCTGGCTACACCTCGTACCTCGCTGGCTACACCTCGTAACCCGCTGGCTACACCTCGTACCTCGCTGGCTACACCTCGTACCTCGCTGGCTACACCACGTACCCCGCTGGCTACACCTCGTACCTCGCTGGCTACACCTCGTACCCCGCTGGCTACACCTCGTACCTCGCTGGCTGTACCTCGTACCCAGCTGGCTACACCTCGTACCCCGCTGGCTACACCTCGTACCTCGCTGGCTACTCCTCGTACCCCCCTGGCTACACCTCGTACCTCGCTGGCTGCACCTCGTACCCCGCTGGCTACACCTCGTACCTCGCTGGCTGCACCTCGTACCCCGCTGGCTACACCTCGTACCTCGCTGGCTACACCACGTACCCCGCTGGCTACACCTCGTACCTCGCTGGCTACACCACGTACCCCGCTGGCTACACCTCGTACCTCGCTGGCTACACCTCGTACCCCGCTGGCTACACCTCGTACCCCGCTGGCTACACCTCGTACCTCGCTGGCTGTACCTCGTACCCAGCTGGCTACACCTCGTACCCCGCTGGCTACACCTCGTACCTCGCTGGCTACACCTCGTACCCCCCTGGCTACACCTCGTACCTCGCTGGCTGCACCTCGTACCCCGCTGGCTACACCTCGTACCTCGCTGGCTGCACCTCGTACCCCGCTGGCTACACCTCGTACCTCGCTGGCTACACCACGTACCCCGCTGGCTACACCTCGTACCTCGCTGGCTACACCACGTACCCCGCTGGCTACACCTCGTACCCCGCTGGCTACACCTCGTACCCCGCTGGCTACACCTCGTACCTCGCTGGCTACACCTCGTACCTCGCTGGCTACACCTCGTACCCCGCTGGCTACACCTCGTACCCCGCTGGCTACACCTCGTAACCCGCTGGCTACACCTCGTACCCCGCTGGCTACACCTCGTACCCCGCTGGCTACACCTCGTACCCCGCTGGCTACACCTCGTACCCCGCTGGCTACACCTCGTACCCCGCTGGCTACACCTCGTACCCCCCTAGCTACTGCACGTACCCCGCTGGCTACACCTCGTACCCCCCTAGCTACTGCACGTACCCCGCTGGCTACACCACGTACCCTGCTGGCTACACCTCATACCCCGCTGGCTACACCTCGTACCCCCCTAGCTACTGCACGTACCTCGCTGGCTGAtaattttgtatcatctgcaaaggatgattcgAAGCTGAGACTAGTATTTTTGTCTGCATCTTGA